The following proteins are encoded in a genomic region of Bosea beijingensis:
- a CDS encoding aminotransferase class III-fold pyridoxal phosphate-dependent enzyme — MMEHVWLREVAEQFGIAGGLRQLGGEYDLNFRGRTSEGDVIVKAMRPQGESALVDQQCAAISHALAADPTLPLPRLLPAEGKRFWQEVADAQGQQRMVWVQRAFPGIPMGEAGPQPPAVLAELGALTARLDLALRDFKVTAAPDAAKWDLTEAGWIKPHLDVLEGSRRTLVAGIVAAFEALKPALDTLPRQTIHNDLNDFNILVQPSLGEPARISGLIDFGDMTNGPRVCEIAIAAAYAILDHETPEAALAAFVAGYHGVSPLSTEEIGLIWPLVRMRLAVSVVNSTIEAKGRPNDPYVTISQAPAWRLLENPAIDGELMGARLRNACGLPVTDAAGRIASWIAAQRGSFAPVLGRALDGLPVGSLGVAEATIPQNPFDLRADEARNLGTGLGITQEWWLGQYGEPRLVYTDKAFRKGRWLASNRRTIHMAVDVFGPAGEPVCAPLAGKVALAENRKGHLDYGGVVILEHRTPEGDVFHTLYGHLAADGAAKLKPGQEIAAGEAFAKLGPAEENGGWEPHLHFQLALTLDGMGHDWPGVADPDDWALWQAICPNPAALLNLPDEVVAYQAIDEAALLAERKARLSANLKLSYKQPVTFLRGWRHHLFDAMGRPYLDAYNNVPHVGHAHPRIRKVAMDQLARMNSNTRYLHPAPMALAERLTAKLPKELEVCFFVNSGSEANELALRLARAASGGYDIVTPDHGYHGNTTGAIDISAYKFNKPNMGGRKPWVQLVDVADDYRGRFRRDDADRALHYAEQVDGALAAIAERGGKVAGFIAETFPSVGGQIIPPPGYLAAVYERIRAAGGICIADEVQTGLGRLGDYYFGFEQQGVRPDIVVLGKPLGNGHPIGAVITTRAIAERFAEGPEYFSTFGGSNLSCRIASEVLDIVEEEGLSANAKAMGDKLLAGMRELAEQYPCVGDVRGIGLFLGLELVTDRETLEPATDAAAHVMNRLREMRILVGREGPADNILKIRPPLTIGADDVEMILDRLKICLREVEAAR; from the coding sequence CAGTTCGGCATCGCTGGCGGGCTGCGGCAGCTCGGCGGCGAATACGACCTCAACTTCCGCGGCCGGACCAGCGAGGGCGACGTCATCGTCAAGGCGATGCGCCCGCAGGGTGAGTCCGCCCTCGTTGACCAGCAATGCGCCGCGATCAGTCACGCCCTCGCCGCCGATCCGACACTCCCGCTGCCACGCCTCCTCCCCGCCGAAGGCAAGCGCTTCTGGCAGGAGGTCGCGGATGCTCAGGGCCAGCAGCGCATGGTCTGGGTCCAGCGCGCCTTCCCCGGCATTCCGATGGGCGAAGCCGGGCCGCAGCCGCCCGCCGTTCTCGCCGAACTCGGCGCACTGACAGCGCGTCTCGATCTCGCACTGCGCGACTTCAAGGTGACTGCCGCGCCGGATGCCGCAAAATGGGATCTGACCGAGGCCGGCTGGATCAAGCCGCATCTCGACGTGCTGGAAGGTTCGCGCCGCACGCTGGTGGCGGGGATCGTCGCGGCCTTCGAGGCCCTCAAGCCCGCGCTCGACACGCTGCCGCGCCAGACCATCCATAACGACCTCAACGACTTCAACATCCTCGTCCAGCCGAGCCTCGGCGAGCCTGCCCGGATCAGCGGCCTGATCGATTTTGGCGACATGACCAATGGTCCGCGCGTCTGCGAGATCGCCATCGCCGCAGCTTACGCCATCCTCGACCACGAGACGCCGGAAGCAGCGCTCGCGGCCTTCGTCGCCGGCTATCACGGCGTCTCGCCCCTGAGCACCGAGGAGATCGGCCTGATCTGGCCGCTCGTCCGGATGCGCCTCGCCGTCAGCGTCGTGAACTCGACGATCGAGGCCAAGGGCCGCCCGAACGACCCCTATGTCACGATCTCGCAGGCCCCGGCCTGGCGGCTCCTCGAAAACCCCGCCATCGACGGCGAGCTGATGGGCGCGCGCCTGCGCAATGCCTGCGGCCTGCCCGTCACCGATGCCGCCGGCCGCATCGCGAGCTGGATCGCCGCGCAGCGGGGCAGCTTCGCCCCCGTGCTCGGCCGGGCGCTCGATGGCCTGCCGGTGGGCTCGCTCGGCGTCGCCGAAGCCACGATCCCGCAGAACCCGTTCGACCTGCGCGCCGACGAGGCCCGCAATCTCGGCACCGGGCTCGGCATCACCCAGGAATGGTGGCTCGGCCAGTATGGCGAGCCGCGTCTGGTCTATACCGACAAGGCCTTCCGCAAGGGCCGCTGGCTCGCATCCAATCGCCGCACAATCCATATGGCGGTCGATGTCTTCGGACCGGCGGGCGAACCGGTGTGCGCGCCTCTCGCCGGCAAGGTCGCGCTGGCGGAGAACCGCAAGGGTCATCTCGACTATGGCGGCGTCGTCATCCTCGAACACCGCACGCCCGAGGGCGACGTCTTCCATACGCTCTACGGCCATCTTGCCGCCGATGGCGCAGCCAAGCTGAAGCCAGGCCAGGAGATCGCGGCCGGCGAGGCCTTCGCCAAACTCGGCCCGGCCGAGGAGAATGGCGGCTGGGAGCCCCATCTGCATTTCCAGCTCGCGCTGACGCTGGACGGCATGGGCCATGATTGGCCGGGCGTCGCCGATCCCGACGACTGGGCGCTCTGGCAGGCGATCTGCCCGAACCCTGCCGCCCTGCTCAACCTGCCCGACGAGGTCGTCGCCTATCAGGCGATCGACGAGGCCGCGCTGCTGGCCGAGCGCAAGGCCCGGCTCAGTGCCAATCTCAAGCTCAGTTACAAGCAGCCGGTCACCTTCCTGCGCGGTTGGCGCCACCATCTCTTCGACGCGATGGGCCGGCCCTATCTCGACGCCTATAACAACGTTCCCCATGTCGGCCACGCCCATCCGCGCATCCGCAAGGTCGCGATGGACCAGCTGGCGCGGATGAACTCCAACACGCGCTACCTGCACCCAGCACCGATGGCGCTGGCGGAACGCCTGACGGCAAAGCTGCCCAAGGAGCTGGAGGTCTGCTTCTTCGTCAATTCCGGCTCGGAGGCGAACGAACTGGCTTTGCGCCTCGCCCGCGCGGCCAGCGGCGGCTACGACATCGTCACGCCCGATCACGGCTATCACGGCAACACCACCGGCGCGATCGACATCTCCGCCTACAAATTCAACAAGCCGAACATGGGCGGCCGCAAGCCCTGGGTACAGCTCGTCGACGTCGCCGACGATTATCGCGGCCGCTTCCGCCGCGACGATGCCGACCGGGCGCTGCACTACGCCGAGCAGGTCGATGGCGCGCTCGCTGCCATCGCTGAACGTGGCGGCAAGGTCGCGGGCTTCATCGCCGAGACCTTCCCGAGCGTCGGCGGCCAGATCATCCCGCCGCCCGGCTATCTCGCGGCGGTCTACGAGCGCATCCGCGCCGCAGGCGGCATCTGCATCGCCGATGAGGTTCAGACCGGGCTCGGCCGCCTCGGCGACTATTATTTCGGCTTCGAGCAGCAGGGCGTGCGGCCAGACATCGTCGTGCTCGGCAAGCCGCTCGGCAACGGCCACCCGATCGGCGCCGTCATCACCACCCGCGCCATCGCCGAGCGCTTCGCCGAAGGACCGGAATATTTCTCGACATTCGGCGGCTCGAACCTCTCCTGCCGCATTGCCTCGGAAGTGCTGGATATCGTCGAGGAGGAAGGACTTTCGGCCAATGCCAAGGCGATGGGCGACAAGCTGCTCGCCGGCATGCGCGAACTCGCCGAGCAATACCCTTGCGTCGGC